One genomic segment of Panicum virgatum strain AP13 chromosome 2N, P.virgatum_v5, whole genome shotgun sequence includes these proteins:
- the LOC120660263 gene encoding uncharacterized protein LOC120660263, producing MPGPPPTQTAQPDPKPKNRRRRLLLLAPPLLAVAVALLLGASTNPLPRRFLRLLLGSKASVLRPEEPRSAADPSPDAGRPPCVLWMAPFVSGGGYCSEAWSYVAALDAHAAVGAGRNFTLAIAHHGDLESPEFWFGLPEQSKKLAYRLAATRCELARAVVVCHSEPGAWYPPMYDALPCPPTGYDDPAFVIGRTMFETDRVSPEHVRRCNQMDAVWVPTDFHVSTFVKSGVDRAKVVKVVQAVDVEFFDPANHVALPLPIGVPVMVPEGSRLEHGDPKGRGFVFLSVFKWEQRKGWDVLLKAFLQEFSGADDVVLYLLINAYHSDTNFIGKIRRFVEESSIKEPVEGWAEIRVIDEHVPQSSLPSLYKAADAFVLPTRGEGWGRPVVEAMAMALPVIVTNWSGPTEYLTEENGYPLRIDSLTEVTEGPFKGHLCAEPSVDHLRALMRRVVGVREEARSKGKKAREDMMDKFSPEIVARIVADKIQQVLVSTHLTEG from the coding sequence ATGCCAGGCCCACCCCCCACCCAAACAGCCCAACCAGACCCAAAACCcaagaaccgccgccgccgccttctcctcctggCGCCGCCCCTTCTCGCGGTCGCCGTCGCCCTCCTCCTGGGCGCCTCCACGAACCCGCTACCCCGTCGGTTCCTCCGCCTTCTCCTCGGGTCGAAGGCCTCCGTTCTCCGCCCAGAAGAACCTCGTTCTGCGGCCGACCCCTCCCCCGACGCGGGACGCCCACCATGTGTTCTGTGGATGGCCCCATTCGTCTCCGGCGGCGGATACTGCTCCGAGGCATGGTCCTACGTCGCGGCGCTtgacgcgcacgccgccgtggGGGCGGGCAGGAACTTCACGCTCGCCATCGCCCACCACGGCGAcctcgagtcgccggagttctGGTTCGGCCTGCCAGAGCAGTCCAAGAAGCTGGCGTACAGGCTCGCCGCCACGCGTTGTGAGCTTGCGCGCGCCGTGGTCGTCTGCCACAGTGAGCCCGGCGCGTGGTACCCGCCAATGTACGACGCCTTGCCCTGCCCGCCCACCGGGTACGACGATCCAGCGTTTGTCATTGGCCGGACTATGTTCGAGACTGACCGTGTCTCGCCGGAGCACGTCAGGCGGTGCAACCAGATGGACGCTGTCTGGGTGCCGACTGACTTTCATGTctccacatttgtgaagagtgGCGTGGATCGTGCCAAGGTTGTcaaggtggtgcaggcggtggatgTCGAGTTCTTTGATCCAGCGAATCATGTGGCGCTTCCTCTACCGATTGGTGTGCCTGTCATGGTGCCTGAAGGTTCGAGATTGGAACATGGTGACCCCAAAGGCAGAGGCTTTGTGTTTCTTAGTGTATTCAAATGGGAACAGAGGAAGGGCTGGGATGTGCTGCTGAAGGCATTCTTGCAGGAGTTCTCTGGAGCTGATGATGTGGTACTCTACCTCCTAATCAATGCCTACCACTCAGACACGAACTTCATTGGGAAAATCCGCAGATTTGTGGAGGAATCCAGCATTAAGGAGCCTGTGGAAGGATGGGCTGAAATCCGGGTTATCGATGAGCATGTCCCACAGTCTTCACTTCCAAGTTTGTACAAAGCCGCTGATGCATTTGTTCTGCCAACCCGCGGTGAGGGGTGGGGCAGACCGGTGGTCGAAGCCATGGCCATGGCTCTGCCGGTGATTGTGACGAATTGGTCAGGCCCAACGGAGTATCTGACTGAGGAAAATGGGTACCCATTGCGCATTGACAGCCTGACTGAGGTCACGGAAGGACCATTTAAGGGCCACCTGTGCGCTGAACCATCAGTTGATCATCTGAGGGCTTTAATGAGACGTGTCGTTGGTGTTAGAGAGGAGGCAAGGAGTAAAGGGAAGAAGGCGAGGGAGGACATGATGGACAAGTTCTCTCCAGAAATTGTTGCAAGGATTGTTGCTGATAAGATACAACAGGTTCTTGTCAGTACTCACTTGACAGAAGGTTGA
- the LOC120660264 gene encoding WAT1-related protein At5g64700-like — protein sequence MLVAVSLCVFSALQSLVIAAVAERDFSRWKLRLDVSLVAIAYNGFLVTGVAYYLQAWCVEMKGPVFFSAWLPLYSVFTMFCSSFFLGEIVHLGSMLGGILLIGGLYSVLWGKSKESEFASCSGMNTIDGAQDVQEHSKPDADMEAKSAAAGGQV from the exons ATGCTTGTGGCCGTCTCACTCTGCGTGTTCAGCGCACTGCAGTCGTTGGTCATCGCGGCAGTGGCCGAGAGGGACTTCTCTAGGTGGAAGCTCCGGCTGGATGTCAGCTTGGTCGCCATCGCCTACAAT GGTTTTCTGGTCACTGGAGTGGCGTACTACCTGCAAGCGTGGTGTGTGGAGATGAAGGGCCCCGTCTTCTTCTCAGCCTGGCTCCCTCTCTACTCCGTCTTCACTATGTTTTGTTCCTCCTTCTTCCTGGGAGAGATTGTTCACCTCGGCAG TATGTTGGGTGGGATCCTGCTGATTGGAGGACTTTACAGCGTGTTGTGGGGTAAAAGCAAGGAGAGTGAGTTTGCATCATGCAGCGGCATGAATACGATAGATGGTGCACAAGATGTGCAGGAGCACAGCAAACCTGACGCAGATATGGAAGcaaaatcagcagcagcaggtggaCAAGTCTGA
- the LOC120662549 gene encoding WAT1-related protein At5g64700-like — MDAASKKAYVIAIVLQVVYTGFSVLSKAALDDGMSIFVFNFYRQATGSLLLVPVALLFQRKNVTSMPLMLLLKLFLCALFGNTLSLNVYNVSLKLTSATLVAAAGNAVPAVTLCMALLLRMEVVNLRSSSGIAKVSGAAFCLAGVLVMAIYAGPGLTPVSHHRAFTSHARGSGAHASTSKAAWIIGTFLMVINNIAWSLTAVWQVDRNIVFSSPLSDHYYKIVHPKDFITAGLNRTDVDSRHYHWVTLRINILNMNQCLREQHPHIIFSSPSPPFLFIPLPSPSLPPTPLLTSSPPPVPSPTAHPSLLLPSQPHFPFPAPPLLAGGVEVAQLGTRMDWVLI; from the exons ATGGATGCGGCAAGCAAGAAGGCCTACGTGATTGCCATAGTTCTGCAGGTGGTCTACACAGGGTTTTCCGTGCTATCCAAGGCCGCCTTGGACGACGGCATGAGCATCTTCGTCTTCAACTTCTACCGCCAGGCGACCGGCTCCCTTCTCCTGGTCCCCGTCGCCCTCCTCTTCCAAAG GAAAAATGTGACGTCGATGCCGTTGATGTTGCTGCTGAAGCTCTTCTTGTGTGCCTTATTCGG GAATACATTAAGCTTGAATGTGTACAATGTTAGCCTGAAGCTCACGTCTGCAACCCTGGTGGCAGCAGCAGGCAACGCCGTGCCAGCGGTCACCCTCTGCATGGCCTTGCTACTCAG GATGGAGGTGGTGAACCTGAGGAGCTCCTCTGGCATTGCCAAGGTCAGCGGCGCAGCGTTCTGCCTCGCCGGCGTCTTGGTCATGGCCATCTACGCGGGGCCAGGGCTGACCCCTGTCAGCCACCACCGTGCCTTCACCTCCCATGCTCGGGGCTCCGGAGCCCATGCGAGTACCTCAAAGGCGGCGTGGATCATAGGAACGTTCCTCATGGTTATCAATAACATAGCGTGGTCCCTAACCGCCGTGTGGCAGGTTGATCGAAATATTGTTTTTTCTTCCCCACTATCcgatcactactacaaaatagtACATCCTAAAGACTTCATCACTGCTGGTTTGAACCGAACTGACGTTGATAGTAGACATTACCACTGGGTCACATTACGAATCAACATTCTTAATATGAACCAGTGTTTACGAGAACAACATCCTCATATTATTttttcctctccctcccctcctttcCTTTTCATTCCTCTCCCATCGCCTTCTCTTCCTCCCACGCCGCTCCTCACCTCCTCTCCCCCGCCGGTCCCCTCCCCCACCGCCCATCCCTCGCTGCTCCTCCCCTCCCAGCCGCATTTCCCCTTCCCAGCTCCCCCACTCCTGGCTGGCGGTGTCGAGGTAGCACAGCTCGGGACGAGGATGGACTGGGTTCTCATCTGA